Proteins found in one Triticum urartu cultivar G1812 chromosome 4, Tu2.1, whole genome shotgun sequence genomic segment:
- the LOC125553888 gene encoding late embryogenesis abundant protein 1-like has product MSSRQDQREARAEADARRAADEIARARDERVMQAEMDARRAADEIARARADREHGALGGGAYAEHPSGGGGILGSMQEGAKSLASAVGRTFGGAKDTAADKTYQAADATGNTMGEYKDYTAEKAKETNDSVAHKTSETAEATRNKLGEAKDYTVEKATEAKDTVAQKTNETAEATKNKLGEYKDALAGKTQEAKDTTMQKAQQTKDAAAEKARQAKDVTQQKAGEYTDATKGTAQEARDRSMATTQTHDADRGQQGTGLFGALGNMTGAIKEKLTVGSGTQQHDAGGHGLRLGSEDERAVKERAAEKAASVYFEEKDRLAKERAAERVDKCVEKCVEGCVGSSCAHRKGKM; this is encoded by the exons ATGTCGTCGAGGCAAGACCAGCGCGAGGCGAGGGCCGAGGCCGACGCTCGCCGCGCGGCGGACGAGATCGCGCGCGCGCGGGACGAGCGGGTGATGCAGGCGGAGATGGACGCGCGACGCGCGGCGGACGAGATCGCGCGCGCCCGCGCGGACCGCGAGCACGGCGCACTGGGCGGCGGTGCCTACGCCGAGCacccgagcggcggcggcggcatcctGGGGAGCATGCAGGAGGGCGCCAAGTCCCTGGCCAGCGCGGTCGGCCGCACGTTCGGCGGCGCCAAGGACACCGCCGCCGACAAGACCTACCAGGCGGCGGACGCCACCGGGAACACGATGGGCGAGTACAAGGACTACACCGCCGAGAAGGCCAAGGAGACCAACGACAGCGTCGCGCACAAGACGAGCGAGACCGCGGAGGCCACCAGGAACAAGCTCGGCGAGGCCAAGGACTACACCGTCGAGAAGGCGACGGAGGCCAAGGACACCGTGGCGCAGAAGACGAACGAGACCGCTGAGGCTACCAAGAACAAGCTGGGAGAGTACAAGGACGCCTTGGCCGGGAAGACGCAGGAGGCCAAGGACACCACCATGCAGAAGGCCCAGCAGACGAAGGACGCCGCCGCCGAGAAGGCGAGGCAGGCCAAGGACGTGACACAGCAGAAGGCCGGCGAGTACACGGACGCCACCAAGGGGACCGCGCAGGAAGCCAGGGACAGGTCCATGGCGACCACGCAGACCCACGATGCCGATAG GGGTCAGCAAGGGACCGGTCTGTTCGGGGCGCTGGGCAACATGACGGGCGCGATCAAGGAGAAGCTGACGGTTGGCTCGGGCACGCAGCAGCACGACGCCGGAGGGCACGGCCTCCGGCTGGGCAGCGAGGACGAGCGCGCGGTGAAGGAGCGCGCGGCGGAGAAGGCGGCGTCCGTGTACTTCGAGGAGAAGGACCGGCTGGCCAAGGAGCGCGCGGCGGAGCGGGTGGACAAGTGCGTCGAGAAGTGCGTGGAAGGGTGCGTCGGCTCCTCCTGCGCCCACCGCAAGGGCAAGATGTGA